ATCCGGCACCAATGACATTGGAAGTAACTATAGTGTCACAGGTATAGGTATTGACAAAGCAGCAGCAATCTCCTGGAGATCACAGTCTGTTTACCTGGGTGCTAATTCCACCTATGCAGACTGGAGAACTTTTGCCATCCAATCAGCTAAGGACCTCTACGGAGCAGACTCTCCGGAAGAAATAGCCGTCACCAACGCCTGGTATGCAGTGGGTGTGGGCGCTGCCTACTCAGCCCCTGTAGGATGTGTAGCTTCACCTTTATCCCTGTCTATCACATTTGATAACTATCCGGAGGAAACCAGCTGGACAGTGAAGAATAGCGGGGGAACTACAGTAGCTTCCGGTGGAACCTATGGGTCACAACCTGATGGATCTACCCTCAACCTGGACATCAACCTGACCGCAGGTGATTACACTTTCACCATCAATGACAGCTATGGAGACGGTATCTGCTGCTCATACGGAAGTGGGTCTTACACCCTTTCAAGTGGATCTACCACCATCAAGACCGGCGGAAGTTTCTCTTCGTCTGAGAGTACTAACTTCTGTATCTCATCAGGGGCTGATACACAGGCGCCTACAGCACCTACCGGCCTGGCGGCATCCAATGTCACTCAAACTACGCTGACTCTGACATGGACTGCCTCAACTGATAACGTAGGTGTGACAGGGTACAACGTATTCCAGGGCTCCACAAACATTGGTACGGTAACAGGAACATCCGCAAACATCACTAGTTTGTCTTCGGGCACAAGCTACTCGTTTCATGTGACAGCAGTGGATGCGGCAGCCAATGAGTCTGCTTCCAGCAATACGGTAAATGTGACCACTCAGTCTCCGGACACCACAGCTCCATCTGTACCAACGGGCCTGGCAGCATCTGGAGTGACCCAGACTTCACTTACGCTATCCTGGAGCGCTTCCAGTGACAATGTAGGAGTAACAGGTTACGACGTATACAGAGACGGCAGTCTTTATACTTCAGTATCTGGCACCAGCACCAGCGTCACAGGACTTACGGCCAGTACTACCTATGCATTCAGGGTAAGAGCGAAAGATGCCGCAGGTAACAACTCGGCACAGAGTACTGCGCTGAATGTAACCACGGCAGCCAACAACGTGACGTACTGCACGGCTAAGGGAAATAACACCAACTACGAGTGGATTGACCTGATTCAACTTGGATCTATCAATAACTCCTCAGCAGCCAATGGTGGCTATGGCAACTTCACCTCACAGTCTACCACGCTTGTACTCAACTCCAGCAACACGATTTACTTCAGTGCCGGATTTGCCAGCTCTACTTACAGTGAAAACTGGAGAGTGTGGATAGACTACAATCAAGATGGTGATTTCTCAGACAGTGGTGAGCAGGTGGTCACCGGTACTTCCTCCAATGGAAATACCTACTCGGCCAGCTTTACAGTACCTGGAGGAGCCGCTCTTGGTTCTACCAGAATGCGTGTTGCCATGGTGTGGAACGCCACACCTGCAAGCTGTGGAACCTTCTCTTACGGTGAAGTAGAAGACTACACAGTCAACATCTCTGCCACCAGTATCAATGGCATTGCTGCGGCCAGCAGCCCGTCATTTGCAGAGTCTCTGGATCATGAGCTTTCGGAAGCTTCATTCGGAGTGTATCCTAACCCGGTAGGAGCTGTACTCAATTTCAATACAGGAGATTTCAAAGTCATTTCAGGCTTGAGAATTATTGACCTGGGAGGAAAAGAAATGAGGAGACTTTCCGGAAACGCGAATGCACTCAACGTCTCCGACCTACACCCTGGCCTTTATATCCTGGAAGTGGAGTCTGAAAGAGGTAAGTTTCAGACCAAATTCCTCAAGCGATAGTAAATAAAACGGTTTAATAAATGGGAAAGAGGTCTTATCAGCGCAAGCTGGTAAGACCTTTTTTTTTATCCATACTATCTTAATACCCTGATCAATCTCCCATGGCAATGGTGAGTCGATCGAGCACATAGCCTTCCTTCACCACCACCATCGAGTTTACCGGCACTGGTTCCCACCCGGGATCATCACTCAAAGGCTCAGAACTGATGATCACCGCTTTTTCGTGTTCTCCCGGACTGATCATGTGGCAAACTCCGTCTTCACAGGCATATCGCTTCCCCACATTCAGATAAAGCGAATCCGCATTTTCTGGTATATCCGTAGTGAACCTGACTGCCACAGATATACTACCATCGGTCAGCACCATGTTCATATAACTGGGCTCATCCACTCCCATTTCCAGCCCTAGTTCTACCACTTTGCGAATGGCAGCCATGAGCGAAGAACTCATCTGATCATGTGGAGGCAGGGTATCTCGCTTTTTCAGTTCATCCTGCACCAGACAAAAAAAGTGCTCCGAGTCAGTAGATCCTTTTAATTCCTCAAAAGCCTCATCCGAAAGCAATTGAACAATCTTCCGTCGGATTTTGTGAAATCCACCAATATCTCCATTGTGCATAAAGGCATATTGCTGGTAGCTAAATGGGTGACAGTTATTTTCAGAAACCTGAAGCCCCTGAGTAGCAGCCCGTACATGAGCCATGATGCAGGTAGACTCTGTGATGCGAGCCAGTTGGATAAGGTTACGGTTGTTCCAGGCTGGAGTAACTGACTTAAAGAAAGCCGGACTATTTGAAATGGAGTGATTGTACCAGCCCAGACCAAAGCCATCGCCATTAAGTGGTTCGTCACGCTCCAGGGCATTAAAGCTCTGATGAATCAGGGAATGCGTGGGTTCGGTGATGAGGGAGCCAATCCTGATTGGCTTACCCTGATAGAAAGTAAAGCGGCACATGGCCTTGGGTATTTTTTCAGTTGTTGAGATAAAAGATAGGAAATTATCCCACCATTCTCACGACTATGTACTGCTTTTTATAGGCCATGATTATTCGGGCACAGGATAAACCATCCGCTTATTCACTACAAACCTCCTTTCGTCGCTTGTAGGATTCACCCCGGGTAGTTCTACTCCTGCCTGCGCAGACCAGTGAAGACTGCTATGCCTACCTATATAGGTGGCTGGGGCGGACTCCGGCAGACTCACCTCCGTGTTCCAGGTCTTCTCCTCACCCGCAGAAATCTGAAAATTCTCCGCAATGAGCTTCTCCTCGCTATATATCGTAGTACTATGCGCAGAGCTTTCGACGGCTTTCACCCTCAGGTAAATTTTTTCAAAAATGAGGGTTTCATCTACAGGCTTCACGGTGACGCTGACCTGAAGTGACTCGCCATGACTCAATACCTCCTTGTCATAGGCGAGATCTACCTTGGCCGCCCCTCCTGTCACAAAATTCTTAAGGTCTTTCAGTATGCTCATTTCACAGATCGTTCATTGTATAATTCATGGCCTTGGACACCAGTAGCTCCACCCATCCGCTGTCCGGGTCATTTCCTGGCATATCCAGTCCGGCTTGAAACTCCCATTTAAAAAAGACACTCTTACCATGATAAGTAGCCTTTGTATCCTCAGGGAGTTCAAACTCCGCCAGCCACTTATCCTCAGCCCCCTTCTTTAGTTCAAGATCGGTCGCTAGTATCATCTCTTTCTGAAAATGATCCTCAAACC
This Marinoscillum sp. 108 DNA region includes the following protein-coding sequences:
- a CDS encoding M4 family metallopeptidase — translated: MRKQLLAMTLMGASLLTYAQSERKPAKDFKSPQLISVQEVPNQNAKTLLREKLQLQNADDMQLMKSEMDQIGMKHEKYQHYYEGVKVFGSEYTVHSKSGKISHLSGKLAKVENVDVKPTLSEQAALDKASSKITAEKFIWDEDFSKKPKAELVILDAATTGKDEARLTYKFEIISLRPYQRYDVFVDAKSGETLMMYSKIHFADAVGSAATRYSGTQTVHTDSYSGSYRLRDYSRGNGVVTWDATTATGVNNSTGVPIGSSDYTDNNNSWTAAEFDNADKDDAGLEAHFGAAATYDFFSTTFGRNSYNGSGATINSHVNTDIEDVYGYPSGYNDNAFWNGNVMVYGKGNSLDPLTTVDITGHEIGHAFMEYTAGMIYQKESGAMNESFSDIWGTCVENYTNVNYGTNKDLWNLGTEIGQTFRSMSNPNAHSQPDTYGGTYWVSVTSCSPNSSNDYCGVHTNSGVGNHWFYILTVGKSGTNDIGSNYSVTGIGIDKAAAISWRSQSVYLGANSTYADWRTFAIQSAKDLYGADSPEEIAVTNAWYAVGVGAAYSAPVGCVASPLSLSITFDNYPEETSWTVKNSGGTTVASGGTYGSQPDGSTLNLDINLTAGDYTFTINDSYGDGICCSYGSGSYTLSSGSTTIKTGGSFSSSESTNFCISSGADTQAPTAPTGLAASNVTQTTLTLTWTASTDNVGVTGYNVFQGSTNIGTVTGTSANITSLSSGTSYSFHVTAVDAAANESASSNTVNVTTQSPDTTAPSVPTGLAASGVTQTSLTLSWSASSDNVGVTGYDVYRDGSLYTSVSGTSTSVTGLTASTTYAFRVRAKDAAGNNSAQSTALNVTTAANNVTYCTAKGNNTNYEWIDLIQLGSINNSSAANGGYGNFTSQSTTLVLNSSNTIYFSAGFASSTYSENWRVWIDYNQDGDFSDSGEQVVTGTSSNGNTYSASFTVPGGAALGSTRMRVAMVWNATPASCGTFSYGEVEDYTVNISATSINGIAAASSPSFAESLDHELSEASFGVYPNPVGAVLNFNTGDFKVISGLRIIDLGGKEMRRLSGNANALNVSDLHPGLYILEVESERGKFQTKFLKR
- a CDS encoding class II glutamine amidotransferase — translated: MCRFTFYQGKPIRIGSLITEPTHSLIHQSFNALERDEPLNGDGFGLGWYNHSISNSPAFFKSVTPAWNNRNLIQLARITESTCIMAHVRAATQGLQVSENNCHPFSYQQYAFMHNGDIGGFHKIRRKIVQLLSDEAFEELKGSTDSEHFFCLVQDELKKRDTLPPHDQMSSSLMAAIRKVVELGLEMGVDEPSYMNMVLTDGSISVAVRFTTDIPENADSLYLNVGKRYACEDGVCHMISPGEHEKAVIISSEPLSDDPGWEPVPVNSMVVVKEGYVLDRLTIAMGD
- a CDS encoding sporulation protein; translation: MSILKDLKNFVTGGAAKVDLAYDKEVLSHGESLQVSVTVKPVDETLIFEKIYLRVKAVESSAHSTTIYSEEKLIAENFQISAGEEKTWNTEVSLPESAPATYIGRHSSLHWSAQAGVELPGVNPTSDERRFVVNKRMVYPVPE